A genomic stretch from Malus domestica chromosome 15, GDT2T_hap1 includes:
- the LOC114821435 gene encoding uncharacterized protein: MTNLAKLEYAALDITGKNYLTWVLDTKIHLEAGNLGDTIREESSSSSQNRAKAMIFIRRHLDEALKSEYLTVEDPLALWEALRSRYNHQTTVILPKARYEWSHLRIQDFKSVAEYNSALFRITSQMKLCGDTITDEILLEKNYSTFHANNVLLQQQYRAQGYTEYNQLISVLLVAEQNNELLMKNHNSRSTGSAPFPEVNATSFEVNATSSGGKANMTNAPRNSEEACHRCGGNGHWVRTCRTPKHLVELYQASLKKKGVETNFLDQAKPMDIPDPVFDLSGQFDATHLDVSDFIMERGNEVYRSD, encoded by the exons atgacgaACTTGGCTAAGCTTGAATatgctgccctggacattaccgggaagaattaccttacttGGGTACttgataccaagatccatctggaagcagggaatcttggagataccatcaggGAAGAAAGCAGCTCATCTTCTCAAAATCGGGCGAAGGCTATGATCTTTATTCGCcgccatcttgatgaggcactaaagagtgagtacttaacggttgaagatccgttagctCTCTGGGAGGCCTTGCGAAGCAGATATaatcaccagacaacggtgattcttccaaaagcTCGCTATGAGTGGTCTCACCTGAGAATTCAGGATTTCAAATCAGTGGCGGAGTACAATTCTGCGTTGTTCAGgattacctctcagatgaagctcTGTGGGGATACCATTACTGATGAAATATTGCTGGAAAAGAATTACAGCACATTTCATGCCAATAACGTGCTCCTGCAGCAGCAGTATAGAGCGCAAGGCTacactgaatacaaccagctgatatctgtgctcttggtagctgaacagaacaatgagctcctgatgaaaaaccataattcccgaTCTACTGGATCTGCACCATTCCCAGAAGTAAATGCTACTTCCTTCGAAGTGAACGCCACATCCTCTGGTG GCAAAGCTAACATGACCAATGCTCCCAGGAACTCTGAAGAAgcctgccataggtgtggtggcaatgggcatTGGGTGCGAACTtgtcgtaccccaaaacatctggtGGAGTTGTATCAAGCCTCCCTTAAGAAGAAGGGTGTCGAGACCAATTTTCTcgaccaggctaaaccaatggatatacctgatccagTGTTTGATTTATCAGGGCAATTTGACGCAAC
- the LOC103402211 gene encoding elongation factor 1-gamma-like: protein MALVLHAGSTNKNGFKALIAAEFSGVKVELVKNFEMGVSNKSPKFLEMNPIGKVPVLETPDGPIFESNAIARYVTRLKADNPLYGSSLIEYARVEQWIDFATLEIDANILRWLIPLIGFSVYLPPVEEAAVSALKRALTALNTHLSSNTYLVGHSVTLADIILTCNLTLGFSRLFTKSFTSEFPHVERYFWTLVNQPNFRKILGEVKQAESVPSIQSVKKPSQAKEPAKPKAKDEPKKEDKKESAKPKLEEAAEEEAPKPKAKNPLDLLPPSKMILDDWKRLYSNTKTNFREVAVKGFWDMYDPEGYSLWFCDYKYNDENTVSFVTLNKVGGFLQRMDLARKYAFGKMLVIGSAPPFKVKGLWLFRGQEIPKFIIDECYDMDLYEWRKVDITDEDQKERVNQMIEDHEPFEGEDLLDAKCFK, encoded by the exons ATGGCTTTA GTGCTGCACGCCGGAAGCACCAACAAAAATGGTTTCAAGGCACTTATTGCTGCTGAGTTCAGTGGTGTCAAGGTGGAACTGGTCAAGAATTTCGAGATGGGTGTGTCCAATAAAAGTCCAAAGTTTCTCGAAATGAACCCCATTGGGAAG GTTCCTGTGTTAGAAACACCTGATGGCCCTATTTTTGAGAGCAATGCCATTGCACGCTACG TTACTCGGTTGAAGGCAGATAATCCTCTTTATGGTTCTTCCTTAATTGAATAT GCTCGTGTGGAGCAATGGATTGATTTTGCCACACTGGAGATTGACGCCAATATTTTGCGATGGTTAATACCACTTATTGGTTTTTCTGTTTACCTTCCTCCG GTTGAGGAAGCTGCAGTTTCTGCATTGAAGAGAGCGCTAACTGCTTTGAACACTCATCTTTCTTCCAACACGTACCTGGTTGGGCATTCTGTGACTTTGGCTGATATCATTCTGACATGTAATTTGACTCTGGGATTTAGCCGGTTATTCACAAAAAGTTTTACCTCTGAATTTCCTCATGTTGAGAGATACTTTTGGACCTTAGTCAATCAACCAAATTTCCGCAAGATATTGGGTGAAGTTAAACAAGCAGAATCCGTTCCATCTATTCAATCAGTAAAGAAGCCGTCACAGGCGAAGGAACCTGCAAAACCTAAGGCCAAGGATGAGCCAAAGAAAGAGGACAAGAAAGAATCAGCAAAGCCTAAATTAGAAGAGGCTGCGGAAGAAGAGGCACCCAAGCCCAAGGCAAAGAATCCTCTTGATCTTTTGCCGCCTAGCAAGATGATTCTGGATGACTGGAAAAGACTTTACTCAAACACAAAGACCAACTTCCGTGAGGTTGCTGTTAAAG GATTCTGGGACATGTATGATCCAGAGGGTTATTCTCTTTGGTTCTGCGATTACAAGTACAATGATGAAAACACTGTTTCGTTTGTGACTTTGAACAAGGTGGGTGGTTTCTTGCAGCGGATGGATTTGGCTCGTAAGTACGCGTTTGGAAAGATGTTGGTGATTGGCTCGGCCCCTCCCTTCAAGGTTAAAGGCTTGTGGCTCTTCCGGGGACAAGAAATCCCGAAATTCATAATCGACGAGTGTTACGACATGGATCTGTACGAGTGGCGTAAGGTTGATATCACTGATGAGGATCAAAAAGAGCGTGTCAATCAAATGATTGAAGATCATGAGCCTTTCGAGGGGGAGGATTTATTGGATGCCAAATGTTTCAAGTGA